A window of Gadus chalcogrammus isolate NIFS_2021 chromosome 2, NIFS_Gcha_1.0, whole genome shotgun sequence genomic DNA:
TTCTAATCTTGAACCGTTctaaagttatttatttaaaaatcgTGTTATCAGGAAAGGAACGACGACGTAAGATGCCGTGTGACGTATGATAAAGTTCCGGCAAAATAAAGCGCGCCACGGGACTTGTCTAGCAGGAAATCCATGGTTCAATACAACTCGTGAAAATGGCTAAGAATGACGAAGGAAGTGGACGCCCGTTGCCAATCAAAGTTCTCTCTGGTCAGTTAAGAGATGGGACTTGTAAAGGACTGAATGACAACATGGAATGTAGCGTCAGAGTCGCTAATAGTCGTTCAATCTCCGTTTCAATGGTGTGGATGCAAGGGACCGTACTGGAAGCTAAATTGGATCGCAACATGGTACTTCTTTTGGACGAGACGGGGAGTTTCGTTGTGCAGGGTGTAAACAACATTCCAAAAGGCAAACCATGCTTATCCCAAGGtaaattaaatgttttttccTAACTCAACTCAAGTGGGCAATGTGTACTAGCCCTGACGTGCATACAAAAGGTTATTCAGCTGGTGTAAATGATAAGTTATGAAATAAGGCCACTTAGGACATCACACAGTAGAGCCTTACCAGTGCAACACCATCCACAGGGGTTGTTCACTAATGGGCTGTTAATAGCCTACCTGTAACCGTGCCCATCCTTCTATTAATTCGCATGCACACAGGTCACGCATACTTTCTTTATTTAGACCTGATTGATTTTGGCTGTCGTCCATCACCCTGCTCATGCTTTCCAGGTAAATatgtgatggtgatgggggttCTCCAAGCCACCTCGCCAGAACCAGTAATCCGGGCAGTGAAGATGGCAGACCTCACGAAAGATGCCGCCATCCACCGGAAGATGTGGAAGTTGGAGGTGGAAGATTTGCAGCAGCTTTCTACGTAGTTGCTGTGGTTTTTGGACTGAAACGGACACCTTTTTTGTGCAGCCTTTAAGCCCTTGAAACTGATGGTTGGATTCCTGAACAGATATAACAGTAGTAATGCCTGAGCAGGGGAAACTCAGCATAGCTTTATGCAGTAAGCCTTTAAAACTAGACCATGTGGCATGGACCAAGACTTTACACAAGTTTATGTTAAGGGTTAAGAAAAAGTTGCACGTTACCCTGTTCTTTCATTTGTTACCTGCTGAGTTAATTCATTTCCAAATAGCTTATGAACAGCATGTATTTGTTtaataaaatttcatttttacTTAGGTTTACAATACACCATGCATCAGTATAATTTGTGTGTGCAATCaaatcaacattttaaaattaatttaaaagcTAGCGCTCACGATTATGAAGTTCATGGATTGAATAGATTAGACTTTATTTTCTGGCCTGGGAGTAAAGGTTTATGCAGCAACCATCTTGAGTATAAAATGCCATTTATTTGGTCTTTGTGCACTTTTAACATTAAATACTTGGGAAAAACTTAAAATGACAGATTGAATAACTAATATCCCATGCTTGCGCATCCTttaaaagggaaaaaaataatccaAAACGATTTACCAACTGTTAACAAAGAACACAAATGTAGTCAACTGCAAGTATCCGAGTACCATGCCATTTTTCAATTCTATTTTTATACTGCTGAACGGTGCATAGCAAGTTTTCAAGGATTTTTGAGTCACTCAATTAAAACACTTGATGATTGATGCAACATGATGAAAGGTACACCTTTTTGTATCTGAGTGGAGTGACCCAGAAACCAGTTCTGCCGCTGGTTCTGCATGCGCTCCATTAATTATTCTGCCAGGTTGAGGTCTCCTCTCGTCCCATAGAGGGTTCAACCGATTAAGCACTCGTCAGTGTCATAAAATACTGTGGCAAACCTTGCAGGTAAAAACGAAACTCGCCATCCTGTTATCGTTATTATTGAATGTCCTTGAGCAGAAAACTGTATTTACCAAAGTCATTGTCCATGGGCGCTATAAGATGGTCTTTCCTAGCTTTGGCGAGTTTCATCAAAAGAAATTCCCTGCGTTCTATCCACTCCTTGAGTTCCAGGTTGCTGTGGGCCAGTTGACAATGCTCCTGCTCTGTGCACGTGCCTTTGAGATACCTGTCAAATCAACGTTGAAAGTGTCAGGGCgttgtaaatacacacatacacacaacacatgacTAAAAGATTGAATTCTACAAGCAGACTGTATCTGGTTGCCAATCAACTCACCTTTCACAAACTTTGAAAGTGCCCGTGGGAAATCGGTACTGCCAGCAGTTCTGGTCGTCCTCAGAGTTAAAaactttgtctttgtgtttttccGACGTGATGTGCTGCTGCCATTGCTTGTCACTGTTGCAGTTCTTCCCACAGAGCCAACAGTGATTTCCAGACTGCGGAAAGGACATAACATTTAATGTTTAATTTTCCACCACGGGGAGTTTTCTACTCATCATACACATGGGAAGATAATAACTACACTTGGCATTTACATTTTTAGGTCTAATTCTTGCTACCCCaagttctcacacacacacacacacacacactcgtcggTAATCCCCCTGCAAACCCATGTGCATGTTGGCTGACGCCGAGGTAAGGAAAACGCTGGGCTGCCCAGTAAAGTGGTCCCCACAGTCCCATACACAAAACACGGGAACGCACCACTTCTTCTGCAAAGTCGGTGGGCATGACGATCTGCTTGCCGTTCTCCCGGACCACGCCGTTCGAGTTCTCCTCACTCCAGCCGGGCTTCTGGGACAGCAGCCACAGCTCATAAAGCTGATCCATATCCTGGACTACGATGGGAGAAAAGGAACACGGTTCACAAGCTGCCCGGCAGAGCCTGTTCACCTCAATTAAAATGTTCAGTTCAGTCATTGATAATCTCAAATTGTGTATCTAGATATATCAAGTGTTTTGTGTGGTGGATGTTCTTTCTTGAATTTGCATCCCTTTAATTCATAATAGCAGCCATGCCAGCTGTGACACCCACAGTTGTCCCCATCCGAGTTTAATAAAGTGCTTCTCGTTTGATGTGCTCGACAAACTCACTGTTGTTCTCCTTCATGTAGGTCCACAGGTCCCGCTCCTCGGTGCCGTGAGCGAAAGAGCAGTTCCCGATGTACTGGCACTTCTTGCCGGCAGTCACGTGCATGCAAATCTAGGGAAATGTTAAAAGAAAAGTAGTGCGACAGCATCCCTGGTAGGCCTTTCCTAAATGTCAGCATGTGATGTTGAGGACGGCTTCCATTTTGCATTTTCCATCAGCAGGATACGCAAAGTATCGAACCCTACAGGGCTATTCAAAGGCTTACCTCAAACTGAGATGGAATCGGCTTCTTAGTCGGAAGCGCTCGCACCGTGGTCCACTTCTTCCGTTCGTTGGAGCTCACCAGCACCACTCTCCTGTCTTTGGACCATCTATGAAGCAGATGAACAGCTAGCATTGAATTCATTGTTTCCCCGTCAGATCACGCGTTATGTAGCTTGTATTGTTCACTGTGATGACCTTTAAAAAGGACAGTAACCGGTCTGGTAACATCCAATCTCCCACTAAATAAAAATGTCGGAATGACTTCCTTGTGGCGTTGTGCATTGCCTTGTGCCGAGGTGCATTTAGCTTGAGCGAGCTAAACCATGGTGAGACCAGTATTGTCCTTTAAAAGTTGTAGTACTTAGTCACATATAGCCACTAAATTCCCCTTTCCACTAACGTAGGAGAAACTAATAAGGCATGTACTTTATTGGGGATTTCCCT
This region includes:
- the rmi2 gene encoding recQ-mediated genome instability protein 2, translating into MAKNDEGSGRPLPIKVLSGQLRDGTCKGLNDNMECSVRVANSRSISVSMVWMQGTVLEAKLDRNMVLLLDETGSFVVQGVNNIPKGKPCLSQGKYVMVMGVLQATSPEPVIRAVKMADLTKDAAIHRKMWKLEVEDLQQLST